From the genome of Penaeus chinensis breed Huanghai No. 1 chromosome 8, ASM1920278v2, whole genome shotgun sequence, one region includes:
- the LOC125028081 gene encoding uncharacterized protein LOC125028081, translating to MQVLMGWRSLRMCGIRNSNPVSLRKLMSDFPFDSGWIQVQAPVRMRATLASPLVDRVQRKHNTSSVAVPKAPPRLKLLADFFGVSKSQAQRIVEGDPRLGECDTFLLSRNITTLQENGLRPEEVRSHLQLLYYCPLTVQHQIAILQELGLINLKVAHFKRFKKLYKSTFQLIQNYGLLPHGYDPKWDILKPLQVPEEIIDSIEFPCKIANLTLGDIHEQLSSIYLQWRLECEEEDIKRIRHIYPPTKRKSMRLQCEVFELLNNEWNINNSKVLRHGYLLSGSPHNLRLIGEQVTELAGASTKEAVALAPRLLNIPYHKLLTISKILTDLGVEPNAVLTLPQVCTLNPETIQERIVTLQKVPEFEALHSHPRILRLIYYNTKIKSRLDLLHQLKDVKSMPSLNILSGDTDQFQRYITIGELKQNRRDIVTFLARSFQVKSSKIRGMLKVQLPQTTVVNVKNNLHHLLEQGFTKEQVLMALDVVLYPPELVSDQLSYLTKRPEAQPYSELKDNPNALQLLLYFIVKNSSYRL from the exons ATGCAGGTATTGATGGGTTGGAGAAGTCTTAGGATGTGTGGTATCAGAAACAGCAACCCAGTATCCTTGAGAAAATTG ATGTCAGATTTTCCTTTTGACTCGGGCTGGATCCAAGTACAAGCACCAGTTAGAATGAGGGCAACTCTTGCAAGCCCGCTGGTAGACAGGGTGCAAAGGAAGCACAACACAAGCTCAGTAGCTGTCCCAAAAGCACCTCCAAGACTCAAGCTTCTTGCAGATTTCTTTG GGGTGAGCAAATCACAGGCTCAGAGAATAGTTGAGGGCGACCCCAGACTAGGAGAGTGTGATACATTCCTTCTCTCGAGGAATATAACAACACTTCAA GAAAATGGCTTAAGGCCAGAAGAAGTGCGAAGCCATCTGCAACTGCTGTACTACTGCCCCCTGACGGTACAGCATCAGATAGCCATCCTCCAAGAACTGGGGCTCATTAATCTCAAGGTTGCTCATTTCAAAAG atttaaAAAACTCTACAAAAGCACATTCCAACTCATCCAGAACTATGGACTGCTGCCTCATGGCTATGACCCGAAGTGGGATATCCTCAAGCCCCTGCAAGTGCCAGAAGAAATCATTGACAGCATTGAGTTTCCTTGCAAAATAGCAAACTTAACTCTAGGTGAT ATTCATGAGCAGCTGTCGAGCATATATCTCCAGTGGCGCTTAGAGTGTGAGGAGGAAGATATCAAAAGGATTCGTCATATTTATCCACCCACAAAAAGGAAGAGCATGAGATTACAGTGTGAAGTGTTTGAGCTTCTGAACAATGAAtggaatatcaataacagtaag GTTTTGCGGCATGGCTACCTGTTGTCAGGGAGTCCACACAACCTGAGGCTGATAGGAGAGCAGGTGACAGAGCTTGCAGGGGCCAGCACTAAGGAGGCAGTTGCATTGGCTCCTCGGTTACTCAATATTCCTTATCACAAGCTCCTGACCATCAGCAAGATCCTCACAGACCTTGGAGTGGAGCCA AATGCTGTTCTGACCTTGCCGCAAGTGTGTACACTGAATCCAGAAACCATACAGGAACGCATAGTTACCCTTCAAAAGGTGCCAGAATTTGAGGCATTGCACTCTCATCCACGTATTCTGCGTCTAATATACTACAATACAAAGATTAAATCTCGCTTGGATCTCTTGCACCAGCTGAAGGATGTCAAATCCATGCCAAGTCTAAATATACTGTCTGGAGACACCGATCAATTCCAACGTTATATCACTATAGGTGAATTGAAACAAAACAGACGGGACATTGTCACATTCTTGGCAAGAAGTTTCCAAGTAAAATCAAGCAAGATTCGAGGTATGCTGAAAGTACAACTGCCTCAAACAACTGTtgtaaatgttaaaaataatcTCCACCACTTGTTGGAACAAGGCTTCACAAAGGAGCAAGTGTTAATGGCCCTGGATGTGGTTCTTTACCCCCCAGAGTTGGTGAGTGACCAGCTGTCCTACCTAACAAAGAGACCTGAAGCACAGCCTTATTCTGAGTTGAAAGATAACCCAAATGCCTTGCAACTGCTGCTCTATTTTATAGTGAAAAATTCATCCTACAGATTGTAA